The following are encoded in a window of Nitrospinota bacterium genomic DNA:
- a CDS encoding glutamate synthase subunit beta — protein MGALRGFMEIGRETPPERPVEDRLKDHREVYEEFPEQKFRDQGARCMDCGVPFCQSDTGCPLGNLIPDWNDMVYRGEWEEALALLLKTNNFPEFTGRICPAPCEGACVLGITEPPVTICKIEKQISDKGFEMGFIKANPPEKRTGKKVAVVGSGPAGLACAAQLNQAGHLVTVFEKDDRVGGLLMYGIPHFKLEKEIVKRRVQLMEEEGVIFKVNVNVGVDRSIKEMQKEFDAVVLCGGAQKSRDLSVEGRDLAGIHFAMEFLPQQNKRNEGDTIPEKISLTAKDKNVLIIGGGDTGSDCLGTSLRQGAKKVHQFELLPHPPEERDGNNPWPQWPKVYRVTSSHAEAEDEVTEFCVSTTKFSGKDGKVKKVHAVKIMFGDPDPKTGRQPIIEVSGSEFELDVDLVLLAMGFVHPLHEGMIQELNVKLDARGNVACDENKMTSEKGVFTAGDMTRGQSLVVWAIAEGREAARGVDQYLMGVTHLPHSQFL, from the coding sequence ATGGGTGCACTTAGAGGATTCATGGAAATCGGTCGGGAAACGCCGCCCGAACGCCCGGTAGAAGATCGGTTGAAGGATCATCGGGAAGTTTATGAAGAGTTTCCCGAACAAAAGTTCCGCGACCAGGGAGCGCGTTGCATGGACTGTGGTGTGCCATTTTGTCAGTCCGACACTGGTTGCCCGCTGGGGAACCTGATCCCGGACTGGAACGACATGGTTTATCGGGGCGAGTGGGAAGAAGCGCTGGCCCTGCTTCTTAAAACCAATAATTTTCCTGAATTCACCGGCAGGATTTGTCCTGCACCCTGCGAAGGGGCCTGCGTTCTGGGGATCACCGAACCGCCGGTCACAATCTGCAAGATCGAGAAGCAAATATCCGATAAAGGTTTTGAAATGGGATTTATCAAAGCCAACCCGCCTGAAAAACGCACCGGCAAAAAAGTGGCCGTTGTCGGCTCAGGCCCTGCGGGGCTGGCCTGTGCCGCCCAGCTCAATCAGGCAGGTCATCTGGTGACGGTGTTTGAAAAGGATGACCGGGTCGGTGGGTTGTTGATGTACGGCATCCCGCATTTCAAACTGGAAAAGGAAATTGTCAAACGCCGCGTCCAGTTGATGGAAGAGGAAGGCGTTATTTTCAAGGTCAATGTGAACGTGGGCGTGGACCGCTCCATCAAGGAAATGCAGAAGGAATTCGATGCCGTTGTTCTATGCGGCGGGGCGCAGAAATCAAGAGATCTCTCTGTGGAAGGGCGGGATCTGGCTGGGATCCATTTCGCGATGGAGTTTCTTCCTCAGCAAAACAAGCGCAATGAGGGAGATACCATTCCTGAAAAAATTTCTCTCACTGCGAAAGATAAAAATGTGCTTATTATCGGCGGTGGCGATACCGGCTCCGACTGTTTGGGGACCTCGTTGCGCCAGGGAGCGAAAAAAGTGCATCAGTTCGAGTTGTTGCCGCATCCTCCTGAGGAACGAGATGGCAATAATCCCTGGCCCCAGTGGCCCAAGGTTTACCGGGTGACTTCTTCGCACGCCGAGGCCGAGGATGAAGTGACCGAATTCTGTGTTTCGACGACAAAATTTTCAGGGAAAGACGGAAAAGTTAAAAAAGTGCACGCCGTGAAAATCATGTTTGGCGACCCGGACCCCAAAACCGGGCGTCAACCGATCATTGAAGTGTCGGGGTCGGAATTCGAGTTGGATGTTGATCTTGTCTTGCTGGCAATGGGGTTTGTGCATCCCCTCCACGAGGGCATGATTCAGGAACTTAATGTCAAGCTTGATGCACGCGGCAATGTGGCGTGTGATGAAAATAAAATGACCAGTGAAAAAGGCGTATTCACCGCCGGCGACATGACCCGCGGCCAGTCGCTGGTCGTCTGGGCCATTGCCGAAGGGCGCGAAGCCGCCCGTGGCGTCGATCAATACCTTATGGGTGTCACCCACCTGCCTCACAGCCAGTTTCTTTGA
- the gltB gene encoding glutamate synthase large subunit: protein MAKYIRPKKQGLYDPAFEKDSCGVGFVVHMKGKRSHEIVLQGLDILKRLEHRGACGADPLTGDGAGLLIQMPHNLFRTQCAKIGIDLPEPGRYASGLVFLPREYNAKKCVKILEDVVSQEGLNLLGWREVPVDNTSIGHVARSAEPMIRQVFIGAGDDIKDEVQFERRLFCVRKQVANAVRAAGYNQDNESFYIVSLSCKTFIYKGQLMAPQVETYFLDIKDPEMDSALALAHSRYSTNTFPSWGRAQPFRYIAHNGEINTIRGNKNWMQAREGMFETPLFPEIEKILPVIARGGSDSADFDQALELLVQSGRSLPHAMMMMIPEPWSGHETMDADKRGFYEFHASMMEPWDGPSSIAFTDGDVIGAVLDRNGLRPSRYIVTKDDLVVMASEVGVLPIAEADIVHKGRLQPGKMFLVDLREGRIISDKELKGKISTQKPYTQWVREKQVNLDSLPSTGDKFEPDFETLLTRQVAFGYTAEDIKIVLAPMVGKGMEATGSMGNDTPLAVLSEKPQLCFHYFKQLFAQVTNPAIDSIREELVMSMEVTLGKELNLLSESPDHCKKLKVTHPVLTVEELEKIKVLNEPDMKSVVLPILFPASEGEAGLEKALNELCRQASKAIEEGATLLILSDRGMDADHVPIPSLLATGAVHQHLLRELTRTRVGLVVETGEAREMMHLALLIGYGAGGVCPYLAYETAADMARDGLYVEKMEVRTALKNYIKSTRKGLFKIIAKMGISTIQSYRGAQIFEAVGLANDVVAKYFTGTSSRVSGAGLQVIARESLMRHQNGYHRAQEVPMALDQGGNYHWRRGEEKHMINPSSIALLQHATQSGDYSLFKKYSSQMNEVHIRQCTLRGLFKFKKAKSIPIDEVEPVEAITKRFCTGAMSIGSISREAHETLAIAMNRLGGRSNTGEGGEDSVRYTPDANGDSRRSRIKQVASGRFGVNSYYLANADEMQIKISQGAKPGEGGQLPGHKVSEYIAKIRHSTPGVGLISPPPHHDIYSIEDLQQLIFDLHNANPDAAVSVKLVAEAGVGTIAAGVSKARAEGVLISGHDGGTGASPQTSIKHAGLPWELGLSETQQVLVMNDLRGRIRVQVDGQLKTGRDVVIGGLLGADEFGFSTTALVAMGCIMMRKCHLNTCSVGIATQDPALRKKFTGKPEAVVNHFNFIAQEVREIMAELGFRKFEDLIGHVEFLEGEKAVDHWKSKGVDVSNILYKPKVAETVAIRNVCKQDLSGDLDNVLDHQLIEAARPALDSKFQVHLDFPIGNTDRAVGAMLSYRISKKYGEEGLPADTLNINFKGSAGQSFGAFLAHGVTFDLAGDANDYVGKGLSGGRIIVYPPKESPIVPEENILIGNTVLYGAVSGSAFFRGIAGERFAVRNSGARTVVEGVGDHGCEYMTGGVVVVLGETGRNFAAGMSGGLAFILDRDNLFDIHCNKGVVDLERVEEGEDIGLLKSLIEEHHLRTNSSVAKKVLDEWEATLPSFVKVYPRDYRRVLEERKAREQMIGEVA from the coding sequence ATGGCTAAATATATAAGACCAAAGAAGCAAGGGTTGTATGACCCGGCTTTTGAAAAAGACAGTTGCGGCGTTGGGTTTGTCGTTCATATGAAAGGCAAGCGGTCGCATGAGATTGTTCTTCAGGGACTTGACATCTTAAAACGCCTGGAGCACCGCGGCGCTTGCGGAGCGGACCCTTTGACCGGTGACGGCGCTGGATTATTGATCCAGATGCCCCATAACCTCTTTCGCACCCAGTGCGCTAAAATTGGCATTGATTTGCCCGAACCGGGTCGTTATGCATCGGGACTGGTGTTTCTCCCTAGAGAATACAATGCAAAAAAATGCGTTAAAATTTTAGAAGATGTTGTCTCCCAGGAGGGCCTGAATTTGTTGGGCTGGCGGGAAGTTCCGGTTGACAACACGAGCATCGGCCATGTGGCCCGCAGTGCCGAGCCTATGATACGACAGGTATTTATTGGCGCTGGCGATGATATTAAGGATGAGGTGCAGTTCGAGCGTCGTCTGTTTTGTGTGCGCAAGCAAGTGGCGAATGCCGTTCGTGCCGCCGGTTACAATCAGGATAACGAAAGTTTCTATATAGTCAGTCTTTCCTGCAAGACGTTTATCTATAAAGGCCAGCTCATGGCGCCACAGGTGGAGACCTACTTTCTGGATATTAAGGATCCGGAGATGGACTCTGCTCTGGCCTTAGCCCATTCCCGGTACAGTACCAATACGTTCCCTTCCTGGGGCAGGGCTCAGCCATTTCGCTATATTGCCCATAACGGTGAAATAAATACCATCCGTGGAAATAAAAACTGGATGCAGGCAAGAGAGGGGATGTTTGAGACGCCGCTCTTTCCTGAAATCGAAAAAATCCTGCCTGTTATTGCCCGGGGAGGAAGCGATTCCGCCGATTTTGATCAGGCTCTGGAATTGCTGGTGCAATCGGGACGCTCTCTTCCGCATGCAATGATGATGATGATTCCCGAGCCATGGAGTGGACATGAAACGATGGATGCCGACAAGCGCGGTTTTTACGAGTTTCATGCGTCCATGATGGAACCCTGGGATGGACCGTCCTCGATAGCCTTCACCGATGGCGATGTGATTGGCGCGGTTCTGGATCGAAATGGGTTGCGGCCCTCCCGGTATATCGTCACCAAGGATGATTTGGTGGTTATGGCTTCGGAAGTGGGTGTTTTACCCATCGCTGAAGCGGACATCGTTCATAAAGGCAGGCTTCAGCCGGGTAAGATGTTTCTCGTCGATCTCCGCGAGGGACGAATCATTTCTGACAAAGAACTCAAAGGTAAAATATCGACACAAAAACCTTACACCCAATGGGTCCGGGAAAAGCAGGTCAATCTGGATTCGCTACCATCCACAGGGGATAAATTCGAGCCCGATTTCGAAACGTTGCTCACCCGGCAGGTGGCTTTTGGCTACACCGCCGAGGATATAAAAATCGTTCTTGCACCCATGGTCGGCAAGGGGATGGAAGCCACGGGTTCCATGGGGAACGACACGCCGCTTGCGGTGCTTTCGGAAAAACCACAATTGTGTTTCCACTATTTCAAACAATTATTTGCACAGGTAACCAATCCGGCCATCGATTCCATTCGCGAGGAACTGGTGATGTCGATGGAAGTGACGCTTGGAAAAGAGCTCAATCTGTTGTCGGAATCGCCGGATCATTGTAAGAAACTTAAGGTCACCCATCCTGTTCTGACGGTTGAGGAGCTTGAAAAGATCAAGGTCTTAAATGAGCCGGATATGAAAAGCGTGGTGTTGCCGATCCTGTTCCCCGCTTCCGAGGGAGAAGCAGGGCTGGAAAAAGCGCTCAATGAGCTTTGCAGGCAGGCATCCAAGGCCATTGAAGAAGGCGCGACCCTTCTCATTCTTTCCGACCGCGGCATGGATGCGGATCATGTTCCCATCCCCAGTTTGCTGGCGACAGGAGCGGTCCATCAACACTTACTGCGTGAATTGACGCGGACGCGGGTTGGGCTTGTGGTGGAAACGGGTGAAGCGCGTGAAATGATGCATCTGGCTCTGTTGATTGGTTACGGGGCGGGTGGGGTTTGTCCCTATCTGGCTTATGAGACGGCGGCAGACATGGCCAGGGATGGATTGTATGTCGAAAAGATGGAAGTGCGAACCGCACTCAAAAACTATATCAAATCCACCCGCAAGGGTTTGTTTAAAATTATCGCTAAAATGGGCATCTCAACCATCCAGAGTTATCGGGGAGCGCAGATCTTCGAAGCGGTCGGATTGGCAAATGATGTGGTGGCAAAGTATTTTACCGGTACTTCCTCCAGAGTGAGCGGTGCGGGGCTTCAGGTGATTGCCAGGGAAAGTTTGATGCGCCATCAAAATGGGTATCACCGGGCGCAGGAAGTTCCTATGGCTCTAGATCAGGGAGGGAATTATCATTGGCGCCGGGGCGAGGAAAAACACATGATCAACCCTTCTTCTATCGCCTTGCTTCAGCACGCCACTCAATCCGGTGACTATTCGCTTTTCAAAAAATATTCCAGTCAAATGAACGAGGTCCATATCCGCCAGTGTACGTTACGCGGGCTTTTTAAGTTTAAGAAAGCAAAGTCCATTCCCATTGATGAGGTGGAGCCCGTCGAGGCCATCACCAAGCGGTTTTGTACCGGGGCCATGTCCATCGGGTCCATTTCCCGCGAGGCGCATGAAACTCTGGCTATTGCCATGAACCGTCTGGGCGGTAGAAGCAACACCGGGGAGGGCGGAGAAGACTCGGTAAGATACACGCCCGATGCTAATGGGGATTCTCGCAGGAGCCGGATCAAACAGGTGGCATCCGGTCGGTTCGGCGTCAACAGCTATTACCTGGCCAATGCCGATGAGATGCAGATTAAAATCTCCCAGGGCGCCAAGCCGGGAGAAGGGGGACAGCTTCCCGGTCATAAGGTGAGCGAATATATTGCTAAAATCCGCCACTCGACGCCTGGAGTGGGTCTGATTTCTCCCCCGCCGCATCACGATATCTATTCTATTGAAGACCTTCAACAGTTGATTTTTGATCTGCACAATGCCAATCCGGACGCGGCGGTGAGCGTCAAGCTGGTTGCAGAAGCGGGAGTCGGGACCATTGCTGCAGGTGTTTCCAAGGCGCGTGCGGAAGGCGTTCTCATCAGCGGTCATGATGGGGGGACGGGGGCATCGCCACAAACATCCATCAAGCATGCGGGTCTGCCCTGGGAGCTGGGTCTCTCCGAAACCCAGCAGGTTCTGGTGATGAACGATCTTCGGGGCCGGATTCGCGTTCAGGTGGACGGTCAACTGAAAACAGGAAGGGATGTGGTCATCGGCGGCTTACTGGGTGCGGATGAATTTGGTTTTTCGACCACCGCCCTGGTCGCCATGGGTTGTATCATGATGAGGAAATGCCATCTCAATACTTGTTCTGTGGGCATTGCCACTCAGGACCCGGCCTTAAGAAAAAAATTCACTGGCAAACCGGAGGCCGTTGTTAACCATTTCAACTTTATCGCTCAGGAAGTGCGAGAAATCATGGCCGAGCTTGGGTTCAGAAAGTTTGAGGATCTGATCGGCCATGTGGAATTCCTGGAAGGTGAAAAGGCAGTCGATCATTGGAAGTCGAAAGGAGTCGATGTCAGCAATATTCTTTATAAACCGAAAGTTGCCGAAACGGTGGCCATTCGTAATGTATGCAAGCAGGATTTAAGCGGTGACCTGGACAATGTGCTGGACCACCAATTGATTGAGGCCGCCAGGCCCGCTCTGGACAGTAAGTTTCAGGTGCATCTGGATTTTCCGATCGGAAATACCGACCGGGCGGTCGGGGCCATGTTGAGTTACCGGATTTCCAAAAAGTATGGAGAAGAGGGACTTCCGGCGGACACTCTGAACATCAATTTCAAGGGATCCGCAGGTCAAAGTTTCGGAGCGTTTCTTGCTCATGGCGTCACCTTTGATTTGGCAGGTGACGCCAACGATTATGTTGGAAAAGGCCTGTCTGGAGGAAGAATTATTGTTTACCCTCCCAAGGAATCTCCAATAGTTCCGGAAGAAAATATTCTGATCGGTAACACGGTTCTTTATGGGGCCGTCTCTGGGAGCGCCTTTTTCCGGGGAATTGCCGGCGAACGATTCGCTGTTCGCAACAGTGGTGCTCGTACCGTTGTGGAAGGCGTGGGCGATCACGGGTGCGAATACATGACCGGAGGCGTGGTTGTGGTTCTCGGAGAAACCGGGAGAAACTTTGCCGCCGGCATGAGTGGCGGGCTGGCATTTATTCTGGATCGAGATAATCTGTTCGATATCCATTGCAATAAGGGAGTGGTTGATTTGGAGCGGGTGGAAGAGGGTGAAGATATTGGTCTTTTAAAATCCCTCATTGAAGAACATCACCTGCGCACGAACAGTTCCGTGGCTAAAAAAGTTTTAGATGAATGGGAAGCAACGCTTCCGAGTTTTGTGAAAGTGTATCCGCGAGACTACCGGAGAGTTTTGGAAGAACGGAAAGCGCGAGAGCAGATGATTGGAGAGGTAGCCTGA
- a CDS encoding CBS and ACT domain-containing protein, with translation MHCQADDSLDTAQNLMVKNSVRHLPVVDGKELVGIITESDIRSSFLEKPETALKPKNMKVRDHMTRECLTVSPETNIEDAALVIYKNKVGSLPVIADNKLVGIITTMDLLGLFIDMMGIIHSSSRIDVVMGKDPKNFEAVSGIFHDHNINIISVGMSPFKKNNNKCIYLFRLDLCETAPLVKAIEEAGFKVKSAID, from the coding sequence ATTCACTGTCAAGCGGATGATAGCCTGGATACCGCTCAGAACCTGATGGTTAAAAACTCGGTTCGCCATCTTCCCGTGGTTGATGGAAAAGAGCTGGTGGGTATCATTACAGAAAGTGACATTCGCAGTTCTTTTCTTGAAAAACCGGAAACCGCCCTGAAGCCCAAAAATATGAAGGTTCGGGACCACATGACCAGGGAATGCTTGACCGTATCTCCGGAAACCAATATCGAGGATGCCGCTCTGGTAATTTATAAAAATAAAGTCGGGTCATTGCCAGTAATCGCGGATAATAAACTGGTGGGAATTATAACCACCATGGACCTTCTCGGGCTTTTTATTGATATGATGGGCATCATCCATTCCAGTTCGCGCATTGATGTCGTCATGGGGAAAGATCCCAAAAACTTTGAAGCCGTTTCCGGAATTTTTCATGACCATAACATTAATATCATCAGCGTCGGCATGTCACCGTTCAAGAAAAACAACAATAAATGCATTTATCTGTTCCGCCTGGACCTGTGCGAAACAGCGCCATTGGTGAAGGCCATCGAGGAAGCCGGTTTTAAAGTAAAATCGGCGATTGATTGA
- the gcvPB gene encoding aminomethyl-transferring glycine dehydrogenase subunit GcvPB, translated as MNEKISDTDNPQAVATKGIIFNEPVLFDMGSPGRKAYSLPECDVPEVEIETLLPPDEIRDSLDDFPELSELDVVRHFTRLSQWNFSIDTNFYPLGSCTMKYNPKINENMARLPGFSQHHPLTPEAFSQGSLHLLFELQECLKEISGMEHVSLQPAAGAQGEFAGMLMIHAYHAAQGKPKTKVLLPDSAHGTNPASASLCGYSAVQIPSDKEGLIDIEKLRQLMDEDTAAIMLTNPNTLGMFEKNILEITDIVHKKGGLVYCDGANLNAVMGKVKMADMGIDVLHFNLHKTFSTPHGGGGPGAGPVGVQSKLEPFLPVPVIEKKGSKYHMNTDRPESIGKLKAFYGNFGILVRAYAYIRTLGAEGIKEAAEGAVINANYIKSQLKDFYHLPYPGPSLHECVFNDKNQAPKVTTMDIAKALIDHGFHPPTVYFPLIVRAALMVEPTESESKETLDQFIQAMKDIAQQAKDDPDAVHNTPKMPKVSRPDEAHAARNPTLRWRK; from the coding sequence ATGAACGAAAAAATCTCTGACACCGACAACCCGCAAGCGGTTGCCACCAAGGGAATCATATTCAACGAGCCGGTCCTCTTCGATATGGGGTCTCCGGGCAGAAAAGCCTATTCCTTACCGGAATGCGACGTGCCGGAGGTGGAAATCGAAACCCTTCTGCCGCCGGACGAAATCCGCGATTCCCTCGACGATTTCCCCGAACTGAGCGAGTTGGATGTCGTGCGTCATTTCACCCGGCTTTCGCAATGGAACTTCAGCATCGACACTAATTTCTATCCGCTGGGGTCGTGCACCATGAAATACAACCCGAAGATCAACGAAAACATGGCGCGGCTACCGGGCTTCAGCCAGCACCACCCCTTAACGCCGGAGGCTTTTTCTCAGGGCAGTCTGCACCTGCTGTTTGAACTTCAGGAATGTCTGAAAGAAATCAGCGGCATGGAACACGTCAGTCTGCAACCCGCCGCCGGCGCTCAAGGCGAGTTCGCGGGCATGCTCATGATTCACGCCTATCATGCGGCCCAAGGCAAGCCCAAAACCAAAGTCCTGCTCCCGGACTCCGCCCACGGCACCAATCCCGCAAGCGCCTCACTCTGCGGATACTCGGCGGTGCAAATCCCGTCCGACAAGGAAGGGTTGATCGACATCGAAAAACTCAGGCAGTTGATGGACGAGGACACAGCGGCGATCATGCTGACCAACCCCAACACCCTGGGAATGTTCGAGAAAAATATTCTGGAGATCACCGACATCGTGCATAAAAAAGGCGGGCTGGTGTACTGCGACGGTGCCAATTTGAACGCCGTCATGGGAAAAGTTAAAATGGCCGATATGGGCATCGACGTTCTGCACTTCAACCTGCACAAAACCTTTTCCACTCCGCACGGCGGCGGCGGCCCCGGCGCAGGCCCGGTGGGCGTACAGTCGAAACTCGAACCGTTTCTCCCGGTTCCGGTCATCGAGAAAAAGGGGTCCAAATACCACATGAATACCGACCGTCCCGAAAGCATCGGAAAACTGAAAGCCTTTTATGGCAACTTCGGCATTCTCGTCCGCGCCTATGCCTATATACGAACCTTGGGAGCGGAAGGCATCAAAGAAGCCGCCGAGGGCGCTGTGATCAACGCCAATTACATCAAATCGCAATTGAAAGATTTCTACCACCTGCCCTACCCCGGCCCGAGCCTGCACGAGTGCGTCTTCAACGATAAAAACCAGGCCCCGAAAGTCACCACGATGGACATCGCCAAGGCGCTCATCGACCACGGGTTTCATCCGCCCACGGTGTATTTCCCGCTGATCGTGAGAGCCGCGCTGATGGTGGAGCCCACGGAATCCGAGTCGAAGGAAACTTTAGACCAGTTCATCCAGGCCATGAAAGACATCGCCCAGCAAGCCAAGGACGACCCCGACGCCGTTCACAACACGCCCAAAATGCCCAAAGTCTCCCGGCCCGACGAAGCCCACGCCGCGCGCAACCCTACGCTCAGGTGGAGGAAATAA
- a CDS encoding glycosyltransferase family 9 protein: MGLNLRRLEKVAKNILWEAPGLFFSKRKPGLSVDLAKIKSVLVVRPDRLGDVVLSTPVYASIKASIPGVKVTVLVDQSNAGLLANNPNVDAVLEWDSKRPWKIFRALRRGKYDLAFTLNKTFSATAAVLTLLSGAACRVGYQNPQNAWMVDVQVPIDNNPRHEVENNLELLKTVGLPIIHPAPQLFFNAQEEQTIDALLNAKRKHPDRPLILIKPGTRVPEWGWRLEKFQKVAEQLIDTEAAEVFLISGPGEENMTDDFMSSMERPPVRLPPLSIMELALLIQKSDLLFCNHTGIMHLASAVNTPVLAIFKHGEIARWGPYNTPSIILEERFNDSLTPDTVLESIEELLKMGKSRLQEEPGR, translated from the coding sequence ATGGGTCTCAATTTAAGAAGACTGGAAAAGGTCGCCAAAAATATCTTGTGGGAGGCTCCGGGATTGTTTTTCTCTAAAAGGAAACCCGGACTTTCCGTCGATCTGGCGAAGATAAAATCCGTGCTGGTGGTGCGCCCCGATCGGCTGGGGGACGTGGTGCTTTCAACACCAGTCTACGCATCCATTAAAGCATCCATCCCTGGAGTAAAGGTGACCGTTCTGGTGGACCAGTCCAACGCTGGACTTTTGGCCAATAACCCCAATGTCGATGCGGTTCTGGAGTGGGACTCCAAGCGGCCCTGGAAAATATTTAGAGCCTTGCGCCGGGGGAAATACGACCTGGCGTTCACTCTCAATAAAACTTTCAGCGCCACCGCCGCCGTTCTCACCCTGTTGTCAGGAGCGGCCTGCCGGGTCGGATATCAAAATCCGCAAAACGCGTGGATGGTCGACGTGCAAGTGCCCATCGACAACAACCCCCGGCATGAAGTCGAAAATAATCTTGAACTGTTAAAAACCGTGGGATTGCCAATAATCCACCCCGCGCCGCAACTTTTTTTCAATGCGCAGGAAGAGCAAACCATTGATGCTTTACTGAATGCAAAGCGCAAGCATCCCGACCGCCCGTTGATCCTCATCAAACCCGGAACCCGCGTCCCCGAATGGGGATGGCGATTGGAAAAATTTCAAAAGGTGGCAGAACAACTCATCGATACGGAAGCCGCAGAGGTTTTTCTAATCAGCGGCCCCGGTGAAGAAAATATGACCGATGATTTCATGAGCAGTATGGAGCGCCCGCCTGTGCGACTTCCACCCCTATCCATCATGGAACTGGCATTGCTGATACAAAAAAGCGATCTTCTGTTTTGCAACCACACGGGAATCATGCATCTGGCGTCTGCCGTCAACACCCCTGTCCTGGCGATATTTAAACATGGGGAAATCGCCCGCTGGGGGCCGTATAATACGCCGAGCATTATTCTGGAAGAAAGATTCAACGATTCGCTGACACCGGATACGGTTCTCGAATCCATAGAAGAATTATTGAAAATGGGAAAAAGCCGACTGCAGGAAGAGCCTGGACGCTGA
- a CDS encoding Trm112 family protein — protein sequence MAIDKELLEILVCPKCKGDLDLTPEEDGIICNACKLKYPIKEDIPIMLINEAIPLD from the coding sequence ATGGCAATCGATAAGGAATTGCTTGAAATTCTGGTGTGTCCCAAATGCAAGGGCGATCTTGACCTCACTCCCGAAGAGGATGGGATCATCTGCAACGCCTGCAAACTGAAATATCCCATCAAAGAGGATATTCCCATCATGCTGATCAATGAAGCGATTCCCCTGGACTGA
- the waaC gene encoding lipopolysaccharide heptosyltransferase I — protein MADPRKKFLFIKVSSLGDVVHALPALRTLRANHPHSYIAWLVEAPYQDLLYNNPDLDEIIVIRTRRWRKNWTLKTLGEIWATVSLLRKRRFDVALDLQGLIKTGLIARLSGARQRLGLNRKNCKEPLNALFTNRRAAFIGPRNHVVDIYLNLIRLLGDNQQALQTHPLDVPEGTSLPVDLFFQENPEISAKPIAIINPGAGFPTKLWKLERFAKLADRVAEELGLSILLGWGPGEKGMAEQIADQMQQKFWIAPKTSIQESIVLFRHAALMISCDSGPLHLAAAMGIPTVSIFGPTDPTRNGPYGPNHQVVVKTLPCSFCWKKVCRIQTHDCMQQIEVDEVFETVKSSVAKFVNVAAPEVN, from the coding sequence ATGGCAGATCCCCGTAAAAAATTTTTATTCATCAAGGTGAGTTCATTGGGCGATGTCGTGCACGCCTTGCCCGCCTTGCGAACGCTTCGCGCCAATCATCCGCATTCGTATATTGCCTGGCTGGTGGAGGCGCCCTACCAGGATCTTCTATATAATAACCCGGATCTGGATGAAATCATCGTCATCCGCACCCGGCGCTGGCGTAAAAACTGGACTTTAAAAACGCTGGGCGAAATTTGGGCAACGGTTTCTCTATTGAGGAAACGCAGGTTTGATGTGGCGCTGGACCTGCAAGGGTTGATAAAAACGGGGTTGATTGCCCGCCTCTCTGGCGCACGCCAGCGCCTGGGCCTCAACCGGAAAAACTGTAAGGAGCCGTTGAACGCACTTTTCACCAATAGGAGAGCCGCTTTTATCGGTCCGAGAAACCACGTGGTGGACATTTACCTGAACCTGATTCGATTACTGGGAGACAACCAGCAAGCGCTGCAAACCCACCCTCTGGACGTTCCTGAGGGTACCAGCCTCCCTGTGGACCTGTTTTTCCAGGAGAATCCTGAAATCTCGGCGAAACCCATAGCCATCATAAACCCTGGGGCGGGTTTTCCAACCAAGCTCTGGAAACTGGAACGGTTCGCAAAACTGGCGGACCGCGTGGCTGAAGAGCTGGGGCTTTCTATATTGCTGGGCTGGGGTCCAGGAGAAAAAGGCATGGCGGAACAGATTGCCGATCAGATGCAGCAAAAATTCTGGATCGCTCCTAAGACATCCATTCAGGAGTCCATCGTTCTATTTCGTCATGCGGCTTTGATGATCAGTTGCGATTCCGGCCCGTTGCATCTGGCGGCGGCAATGGGCATTCCCACGGTTTCCATTTTCGGACCCACGGACCCAACACGCAACGGACCTTATGGGCCCAATCATCAAGTGGTCGTTAAGACCCTGCCGTGCAGTTTTTGCTGGAAGAAAGTGTGCCGCATTCAGACGCATGACTGCATGCAACAAATCGAAGTCGATGAGGTCTTTGAAACGGTCAAGAGCAGTGTCGCCAAATTTGTAAACGTGGCGGCTCCCGAAGTTAACTAA